From Dehalococcoidia bacterium, a single genomic window includes:
- a CDS encoding thiamine pyrophosphate-dependent enzyme — protein sequence MLDQRREVPVRLLRAAALRSEEQALVRVDDALLRVMYVRMIRVRAFELRVARLLEEGVLKGVQLSAGQEAVAVGACSALRDEDYLVSTDRPHGHLLAKGVSPRALLAELLTKADGLASGKGGPTFLFDAERGVLGTFGGGDGLPIAVGAAFSARSRQRDLVVLAFLNDEAVGSGAFAEAANLAALRALPVVFVYENLLTEPDAYRAVRALDSLIALAPGWGMAGVAVDGADPLAVFRAVGEAAALARAGRGPSFIEARLDPPRAVLAGDGGADDVVRRRDPIVRFAERLRMMGLLTAEDEALVERRAREEADADLAWARSWPAPDPGTLLRDVYQAPIDRAWPRLGVNDG from the coding sequence ATGCTGGACCAGCGACGCGAGGTCCCAGTCCGGCTGCTGCGGGCAGCCGCGCTGCGCAGCGAGGAGCAGGCGCTTGTCCGCGTCGACGACGCGCTGCTGCGCGTGATGTACGTTCGGATGATCCGGGTCCGCGCCTTCGAACTGCGGGTCGCTCGTCTGCTTGAGGAAGGGGTGCTGAAAGGGGTCCAGCTCTCAGCGGGGCAGGAGGCGGTAGCGGTCGGCGCGTGCTCGGCGCTGCGCGACGAGGACTATCTTGTCTCGACGGACCGGCCGCATGGCCATCTGCTGGCAAAAGGCGTCTCGCCGCGCGCCCTTCTCGCTGAGCTGCTGACAAAAGCCGATGGCCTCGCCAGTGGCAAGGGCGGCCCCACCTTTCTCTTCGACGCTGAGCGCGGCGTTCTCGGCACGTTCGGGGGAGGCGACGGGCTGCCGATTGCGGTCGGGGCGGCCTTCAGCGCGCGCTCGCGCCAGCGTGACCTCGTCGTGCTCGCCTTCCTGAATGACGAGGCGGTCGGCTCAGGCGCCTTCGCTGAGGCGGCAAATCTCGCCGCTCTGCGTGCGCTGCCGGTGGTCTTCGTCTATGAAAACCTGCTCACCGAGCCGGACGCCTATCGCGCCGTCCGAGCGCTCGACTCTCTGATCGCTCTCGCGCCCGGCTGGGGCATGGCCGGGGTCGCGGTCGATGGGGCGGACCCGCTGGCCGTCTTCCGGGCCGTGGGCGAGGCGGCGGCGCTCGCCCGCGCCGGCCGCGGCCCGAGCTTCATCGAGGCGCGGCTCGACCCGCCGCGCGCCGTGCTGGCTGGCGATGGCGGAGCGGACGATGTGGTCCGCCGCCGCGACCCGATCGTCCGCTTCGCCGAGCGGCTGCGGATGATGGGCCTGCTGACCGCCGAGGACGAGGCTCTCGTCGAGCGGCGGGCGCGTGAGGAGGCGGATGCCGACCTCGCGTGGGCGCGCTCGTGGCCGGCGCCCGATCCCGGGACGCTGCTGCGCGACGTCTATCAGGCGCCGATCGATCGCGCGTGGCCGCGCCTTGGCGTGAACGATGGCTGA
- a CDS encoding alpha-ketoacid dehydrogenase subunit beta encodes MAEQTTEAALAAAMLREMARDETVVVLGRAGGHGLFRVSGGAAERFGPDRAWNVPGSGVGLAGIAIGAALTGLRPVVELGTAEQAAPALSQIADHAAKLHFRSGGRLQLPLVFIITTGMTRSGPLRSQSLEAWFAHLPGLKVVMPATPADAAGLLRSAVRDDDPVVFVLDKRVARHAGETPDDEHAVPLGRAAVRRAGHDVTIVASGWMVHEALAAADDLAAARLSAEVIDVRSLVPLDLGTIVASVRKTGRLVVAHEAVVFAGIGAEIVASVVEAAPGALTARPRRVGLPFVVPPADVPSIALVLPSRRDIAGAALAVVHGR; translated from the coding sequence ATGGCTGAGCAGACGACAGAGGCGGCGCTCGCTGCGGCGATGCTGCGCGAGATGGCGCGGGACGAGACTGTCGTCGTGCTCGGCCGTGCTGGCGGCCACGGGCTGTTTCGGGTGAGCGGCGGCGCGGCCGAGCGGTTCGGCCCAGACCGGGCGTGGAATGTTCCCGGGAGCGGCGTCGGGCTGGCCGGCATCGCGATCGGGGCGGCGCTCACCGGGCTGCGGCCGGTTGTCGAACTGGGGACGGCCGAGCAGGCGGCGCCGGCACTCAGCCAGATCGCGGACCACGCCGCCAAGCTGCACTTCCGCTCGGGCGGACGGCTGCAGCTGCCGCTCGTCTTCATCATCACCACCGGAATGACGCGCTCCGGACCTCTGCGCAGCCAGTCGCTCGAGGCGTGGTTCGCTCACCTGCCAGGGCTGAAGGTCGTGATGCCGGCCACGCCCGCCGATGCTGCCGGCTTGCTGCGGAGCGCGGTTCGGGATGACGACCCGGTCGTCTTTGTGCTCGACAAGCGGGTGGCGCGCCACGCCGGCGAGACCCCCGACGACGAGCATGCGGTTCCCCTCGGCCGGGCGGCCGTTCGCCGCGCGGGGCATGACGTGACGATCGTCGCGAGCGGATGGATGGTGCATGAAGCGCTTGCGGCGGCGGACGATCTCGCTGCGGCGCGGCTGTCCGCTGAGGTGATCGATGTGCGCTCGCTCGTGCCGCTCGACCTAGGGACGATCGTCGCCTCGGTGCGCAAGACGGGCCGTCTTGTCGTTGCGCACGAGGCCGTCGTTTTCGCTGGCATCGGCGCCGAGATTGTCGCCTCGGTCGTGGAAGCCGCGCCGGGCGCCCTGACCGCTCGGCCGCGCCGCGTCGGCCTGCCGTTCGTCGTGCCGCCGGCCGATGTCCCGTCGATCGCGCTGGTGCTGCCGAGCCGCCGCGACATTGCGGGCGCTGCGCTCGCCGTCGTCCACGGGCGCTAA
- a CDS encoding DUF2723 domain-containing protein: MRGDATAPRSLRALDLTLGAAAGLAALALYVRTLAPTVLAFDSGEFQFAAPTLGLVHPTGYPLYLLLGWLFAFLPVGDVAYRINLFSAVAAAAAVALTTLLAITVLPGPAAAARLGGFAAAALAALSSDLWSQAVIAEVYALQLLLLAALTLAVVRRWPLPLVGLIVGLSLAHHRAALLTLPLLALFLAADRGRALLAPRSLALTALLAVLPLALYLYIPLRADHSPYLAQETAGGRRIVSFQNDLDGFIDMVTGRVFADKLTSPLRLEERLALFLRLAGRQWPSAVWLAAGLGALMLLVRRPREGLLVTGIFAVTVAFALLYRIGDIEVYFIPAYWAAALAAGTALGALVEAARRLAVGLALGGAATALLVGAALLTTLPRVDRSGDREVRQRWERILAAPLPPRAILASDDRDDLTPLWYFTLVEGVRPDLVGLFPGIVNSPEYADLGRLIDGVLGPGEQVFLIKEMPGLSVKYRLEPVGAVWRVVGPAVDREPPTRLDAAVGSALRLDGAEFPPQPAGATLPVALWWSVVAPPEKNLTTFVHLLDHRGQLVAQSDAPPGGVFYPTSRWRPGERLLDRHELRLPEALPAGRYSLRAGAYDEAVRRLPTASGDTVELGTVRIIRPPVVAPDRPLAADFPGVGQLEGVTVDGDRVRLFWRAAGPTPAPLTVFLHLVDGAGRLVAQADGPPADGALPTDAWLPDERLLDERRLPLRSVPPGDYRLLAGLYDPVTGQRVLLAHGGDSADLGPLRLP, from the coding sequence ATGAGAGGAGACGCGACCGCTCCTCGCTCCCTCCGGGCGCTCGACCTGACGCTCGGCGCAGCGGCCGGGCTGGCGGCGCTTGCGCTCTACGTCCGAACACTCGCCCCGACTGTCCTCGCCTTCGATAGCGGCGAGTTCCAGTTCGCCGCGCCGACACTCGGCCTCGTCCACCCGACCGGCTACCCCCTCTATCTCCTCCTCGGCTGGCTGTTCGCCTTCCTGCCGGTCGGGGACGTCGCTTACCGCATCAACCTGTTCTCCGCGGTCGCAGCAGCAGCTGCCGTCGCGCTGACGACGCTCCTCGCCATCACGGTCCTGCCCGGACCGGCCGCTGCCGCGCGGCTGGGAGGGTTCGCAGCCGCCGCGCTCGCCGCGCTCTCCTCCGACCTCTGGTCTCAGGCCGTGATCGCCGAAGTGTACGCGCTTCAACTGCTGCTGCTCGCCGCCCTCACCCTCGCCGTCGTCCGCCGCTGGCCGCTTCCCCTCGTCGGGCTGATCGTCGGGCTGTCGCTCGCCCACCACCGCGCCGCGCTCCTGACGCTGCCCCTCCTTGCGCTCTTTCTCGCTGCCGACCGCGGCCGAGCGCTCCTCGCGCCGCGCTCCCTCGCGCTGACGGCGCTGCTTGCTGTCCTCCCCCTCGCGCTCTATCTCTACATTCCCCTGCGCGCCGACCATTCGCCCTATCTCGCCCAAGAGACGGCAGGCGGCCGCCGCATCGTCTCCTTCCAGAACGACCTCGACGGCTTTATCGATATGGTGACCGGCCGAGTCTTTGCCGACAAGCTGACTTCCCCCCTGCGCCTTGAGGAGCGGCTGGCACTCTTTCTCCGCCTCGCCGGGCGGCAGTGGCCCAGCGCAGTCTGGCTGGCGGCAGGGCTCGGGGCCCTAATGTTGCTCGTGCGGAGACCGCGGGAGGGGCTGCTCGTAACGGGCATCTTCGCCGTCACGGTCGCCTTCGCCCTGCTCTACCGGATCGGCGACATCGAGGTCTATTTCATCCCGGCGTATTGGGCAGCGGCGCTGGCGGCAGGCACGGCACTCGGAGCGCTCGTCGAGGCGGCACGCCGGCTAGCAGTCGGCCTCGCGCTCGGCGGCGCGGCGACAGCGCTCCTCGTGGGGGCCGCTCTGCTCACCACGCTGCCCCGTGTCGACCGGAGCGGCGACCGGGAGGTCCGGCAGCGTTGGGAGCGCATCCTCGCCGCACCGCTCCCGCCGCGCGCCATCCTCGCCTCCGACGACCGCGACGACCTGACACCCCTCTGGTACTTTACGCTCGTCGAAGGGGTGCGTCCCGACCTCGTCGGCCTCTTCCCCGGCATTGTCAACAGCCCGGAGTACGCCGACCTCGGGCGGCTGATCGACGGCGTGCTCGGCCCCGGCGAGCAGGTCTTCCTCATCAAGGAGATGCCGGGGCTGAGCGTGAAATACCGGCTTGAGCCGGTCGGCGCCGTCTGGAGGGTGGTCGGACCGGCCGTCGACCGCGAGCCGCCAACCCGGCTTGACGCCGCTGTCGGTTCGGCCCTGCGGCTCGACGGAGCGGAATTTCCCCCCCAGCCGGCGGGCGCGACGCTGCCGGTCGCGCTCTGGTGGTCAGTCGTCGCGCCGCCCGAAAAGAACCTGACGACCTTCGTCCACCTCCTCGACCACCGAGGGCAGCTCGTTGCCCAGAGCGATGCGCCGCCGGGCGGAGTGTTCTATCCGACCAGCCGCTGGCGCCCTGGCGAACGGCTGCTCGACCGCCATGAGCTGCGGCTGCCTGAGGCGCTGCCGGCCGGGCGCTACTCCCTGCGCGCCGGCGCCTACGACGAGGCGGTGCGCCGGCTGCCGACAGCCAGCGGCGACACGGTCGAGCTCGGCACTGTGCGGATCATTCGTCCTCCCGTTGTCGCTCCTGACCGCCCGCTCGCCGCCGACTTTCCCGGCGTCGGCCAGCTTGAGGGCGTGACAGTCGACGGGGATCGCGTGCGCCTGTTCTGGCGCGCCGCCGGGCCGACCCCTGCGCCGCTCACGGTCTTTCTCCACCTCGTCGACGGAGCGGGACGGCTCGTTGCTCAGGCTGACGGCCCGCCGGCGGACGGCGCGCTGCCGACCGACGCCTGGCTGCCCGACGAGCGGCTGCTGGACGAGCGTCGCCTCCCCCTGAGAAGCGTGCCGCCGGGCGACTATCGGCTGCTCGCCGGCCTGTATGACCCGGTCACGGGCCAGCGCGTGCTGCTGGCGCACGGCGGCGACAGCGCTGACCTCGGGCCGCTGCGCCTTCCTTAG
- a CDS encoding sigma-70 family RNA polymerase sigma factor, with the protein MMNRLIEREHELSREHGGALHLDETGFGLAGVPVDPELVRDYLGTDDLGVSEGQFDAARTGEVLRRSQRAAAEEAEDEFDGDLTGVEEPIAIYLREIDRVPLLKPHEEIELAKAIEAGEIAKKQLAEGVGDRAELEKIIEAGEAARRHLTEANLRLVVSVAKRYLGRGLPLLDLIQEGNLGLQRAVEKFDYRRGFRFSTYATWWIRQSVSRAVADQARTIRIPVHMIEQIGQYYRTAHALHQDLGRDPTVEEVATAMGSTPERVENIIRAARQPVSLETPLGDEDELTLGDLVPDRVSQEPSAAVAEKSLREELDEVLAELTERQRAVVKLRFGLVDGRARTLEEIGNELNLSRERVRQIESEAFHKLRQPRIWAKLRDFLE; encoded by the coding sequence ATGATGAACCGATTGATTGAACGAGAGCATGAGCTCAGCCGCGAACACGGCGGGGCGCTTCATCTTGATGAGACGGGGTTCGGCCTGGCCGGCGTCCCGGTCGACCCGGAGCTGGTGCGCGACTACCTCGGAACGGACGACCTTGGCGTGTCGGAGGGGCAGTTTGATGCTGCCCGCACGGGCGAAGTGCTCCGGCGCAGCCAGCGTGCCGCCGCGGAGGAGGCCGAAGACGAGTTCGACGGCGACTTGACCGGCGTCGAGGAGCCGATTGCTATCTATCTGCGCGAGATCGATCGGGTCCCGCTGCTGAAGCCGCACGAGGAGATCGAGCTTGCCAAGGCGATCGAGGCGGGCGAGATCGCCAAGAAGCAGCTGGCAGAAGGGGTGGGCGACCGCGCAGAACTGGAAAAGATCATTGAAGCGGGTGAAGCGGCGCGCCGCCACTTGACGGAGGCGAACTTGCGGCTCGTGGTGTCGGTGGCGAAGCGCTACCTCGGCCGGGGCCTGCCGCTGCTCGACCTGATCCAGGAGGGCAACCTCGGCCTCCAGCGGGCGGTCGAGAAGTTCGACTACCGGCGGGGTTTCCGCTTCAGCACCTACGCCACCTGGTGGATCCGCCAGTCGGTCAGCCGCGCTGTCGCCGATCAGGCGCGGACGATCCGGATCCCCGTGCACATGATTGAGCAGATCGGGCAGTACTACCGGACGGCGCACGCGCTGCACCAGGACCTTGGCCGTGACCCGACGGTCGAGGAAGTGGCGACCGCGATGGGATCGACCCCCGAGCGGGTTGAGAACATCATCCGCGCTGCGCGCCAACCGGTGTCGCTCGAGACGCCGCTCGGCGATGAAGATGAGTTGACGCTGGGCGATCTCGTCCCCGACCGCGTCAGCCAGGAGCCGTCGGCGGCAGTCGCGGAGAAGTCGCTGCGGGAAGAGCTCGATGAGGTGCTCGCCGAGCTGACCGAGCGGCAGCGGGCAGTGGTGAAGCTGCGGTTCGGGCTGGTCGACGGCCGCGCGCGGACATTGGAGGAGATCGGCAATGAGCTGAATCTCAGCCGCGAACGGGTCCGCCAGATCGAATCTGAGGCGTTCCACAAGCTGCGCCAGCCGCGCATCTGGGCGAAGCTGCGCGACTTCTTGGAGTAA
- a CDS encoding sensor histidine kinase: protein MNPLFRWLRRLALEQTARYLERHEHLVLQEWHRLLADAQLHTPRRDAESIVARGRDNLRLLVAALRAETPEEESQVASEASRWGAERALWGIEHELELSDLLQPLSLFRAAVQSTVQRMLARRLWLAVPSDVLAAVARINAAIDLQLFAISEEYLKARDRIIRSNEEALERSNRQLLLLNQEMQHRVRNNLQTIADLLSLEIANGITKPPAESLRESLARVRCIAAVHDLLTPDAGESNNMGELATRVAAIAVRALAGDQPIDISVRGEAWPLPTKAATSLALVLNELISNSIEHGLRGQPEGRIEVVFATVEGMGEMRVIDNGVGLPPGFSLDEGQNLGLRIARALIADDLKGTLELHSNGGTVATIRFPLPIAHPAEKNCPRSERTGD from the coding sequence ATGAACCCCCTCTTCCGCTGGCTGCGGCGGCTGGCGCTCGAACAGACTGCGCGCTACCTCGAGCGTCACGAGCATCTCGTCCTTCAGGAGTGGCACCGCCTCCTCGCCGACGCCCAGCTCCACACCCCCCGACGCGACGCAGAAAGCATCGTCGCCCGTGGGCGCGATAACCTTCGGCTGCTGGTCGCCGCTCTCCGCGCTGAGACCCCGGAGGAAGAGTCCCAAGTCGCCTCCGAAGCGTCGCGCTGGGGTGCCGAGCGCGCGCTGTGGGGCATCGAGCACGAACTCGAACTGAGCGACCTGCTGCAGCCGCTCTCGCTCTTCCGCGCTGCCGTCCAGTCGACTGTGCAGCGCATGCTTGCTCGCCGCCTCTGGCTCGCCGTGCCGAGCGACGTGCTCGCTGCGGTCGCCCGCATCAATGCCGCGATCGACCTCCAGCTGTTCGCCATCTCGGAGGAGTATCTGAAAGCGCGCGACCGGATCATCCGGAGCAACGAGGAAGCGCTCGAACGCAGCAACCGCCAGCTGCTGCTGCTCAATCAGGAGATGCAGCACCGCGTCCGCAACAACCTCCAGACAATCGCTGACCTCCTTTCGCTCGAGATCGCCAACGGGATCACCAAGCCGCCGGCGGAGTCGCTGCGCGAGAGCCTCGCCCGCGTGCGGTGTATCGCTGCCGTTCACGACCTTCTCACGCCCGACGCGGGCGAGTCCAACAACATGGGAGAGCTGGCGACGCGGGTCGCCGCGATTGCCGTGCGCGCCCTCGCCGGCGACCAGCCGATCGACATCAGCGTCCGAGGCGAGGCCTGGCCTCTCCCGACGAAAGCTGCGACTTCGCTCGCCCTCGTGCTGAACGAACTGATCAGCAACTCGATCGAGCATGGACTGCGCGGCCAGCCGGAGGGCCGCATCGAGGTGGTCTTTGCGACGGTCGAGGGGATGGGCGAGATGCGGGTCATCGACAACGGGGTTGGGCTTCCGCCGGGGTTCTCGCTTGATGAGGGACAGAACCTCGGGCTGCGGATTGCGCGCGCCCTCATCGCGGACGACCTGAAAGGCACGCTCGAACTTCACTCGAACGGCGGCACGGTCGCGACCATCCGGTTTCCCCTCCCCATCGCCCATCCTGCCGAAAAGAACTGTCCCCGGTCCGAAAGAACCGGGGACTGA
- a CDS encoding tyrosine recombinase: METDVIEFLSFLEIERKFSPNTLAAYRNDLSQFVAWLRAECPAVQLLEEWSAVTAEDTQSYVLSLRERKYAPATVARKVAALKSFFRFLRTGGIISADPTEDLECPKVGKPVPRAVSVEDIARLLEQPARLNTPEARRDKAMLELLYATGMRVSELVALNVADVNLLAGFVRCVGKGGRERILPVPAPAAAAVQTYLVEARPLLVRAPDHDALFVNHRGERLTRQGFWLIIKAHARAARLEVAITPHTLRHSLAAHKLAEGADLKSVQELLGHASITTTQIYERVQPAAGARR; this comes from the coding sequence GTGGAGACGGATGTCATTGAGTTCCTAAGTTTCCTCGAGATTGAGCGGAAGTTCTCGCCCAATACGCTGGCGGCCTACCGGAATGACCTCTCCCAGTTTGTCGCTTGGCTGCGCGCCGAATGCCCCGCTGTTCAGCTGCTCGAGGAGTGGTCTGCCGTCACCGCGGAGGATACCCAGAGCTATGTCCTCTCCTTGCGCGAGCGCAAGTATGCGCCCGCAACGGTTGCCCGCAAAGTTGCTGCGCTCAAATCGTTCTTCCGCTTCCTTCGCACCGGCGGCATTATCAGCGCGGACCCCACCGAAGACCTTGAATGCCCCAAGGTGGGGAAGCCCGTGCCGCGCGCCGTTTCGGTGGAGGACATCGCTCGGCTCCTCGAGCAGCCGGCACGCCTGAACACCCCGGAAGCGCGGCGCGACAAGGCGATGCTCGAACTGCTGTACGCCACGGGAATGCGGGTCTCAGAGCTCGTCGCTTTGAACGTGGCGGATGTCAACCTGCTGGCCGGCTTTGTCCGCTGTGTCGGCAAGGGAGGGCGAGAGCGCATCCTCCCCGTGCCTGCTCCTGCTGCTGCCGCGGTGCAGACCTATCTCGTCGAGGCGCGGCCGCTGCTCGTGCGCGCCCCTGATCATGACGCCCTCTTCGTCAATCACCGGGGCGAGCGGCTTACCCGGCAAGGCTTCTGGCTCATCATCAAGGCGCACGCCCGTGCTGCGCGGCTGGAGGTGGCTATCACCCCCCATACGCTGCGACATAGCCTCGCCGCCCACAAGCTCGCAGAGGGCGCCGACCTGAAGTCGGTCCAAGAACTGCTCGGCCACGCTTCGATCACGACCACCCAGATTTACGAGCGCGTGCAGCCAGCAGCCGGAGCGCGCCGCTAA
- a CDS encoding DUF711 family protein — MRLRAITLGISITPQTLETTVAKSAAFLARSAAAFRAGGFEVDTLRLTTQPVDEALDDPGALVELARRLEAAALAAGVDYAALGPARLASPAAPLAWGDALADALLATERLFGSVQIGHAEGGVSVVAARACARAIQRLARATDHGMGNLRFAVQACTPPGGPFFPTGYHDGGSPQFALALEAADLAVAAFSAGTLAACRDRLVATLEAVGGRLAAIAHALIREEEEVRFAGIDLTLAPFPTPDRSIVAALEQLGVRFGGPGTLAAVAFLADTLRRVDLPRCGFSGVMLPLLEDSVLAERHAEGTITLDTLLLMSAVCGAGLDTIPLPGETTEAQLTGILLDVAALAVLLEKPLTARLLPVPGLGPGERTRFTFPYFANSTTARLAADGPAGTLAETPTLDLRRQVRGDRRSEVDESGVAR; from the coding sequence GTGCGCCTTCGCGCCATCACGCTCGGCATCTCCATCACCCCGCAAACGCTCGAGACAACAGTTGCCAAGAGCGCCGCATTTCTTGCGCGAAGCGCAGCGGCATTCCGCGCCGGCGGGTTCGAGGTGGATACCCTCCGCCTCACTACGCAGCCAGTCGATGAGGCGCTCGACGACCCCGGCGCGCTGGTCGAACTGGCGCGGCGGCTGGAGGCAGCAGCACTCGCCGCAGGGGTCGACTACGCCGCGCTTGGGCCGGCGCGCCTTGCCTCTCCTGCCGCACCGCTAGCGTGGGGCGACGCACTCGCCGACGCTCTTCTCGCTACAGAGCGCCTGTTCGGCTCGGTGCAGATCGGGCACGCCGAGGGAGGGGTCTCCGTCGTCGCTGCACGCGCCTGCGCGCGCGCAATTCAGCGGCTTGCGCGCGCGACCGACCACGGTATGGGCAACCTTCGCTTCGCCGTTCAGGCCTGTACACCGCCGGGCGGTCCCTTCTTCCCGACCGGGTATCACGACGGCGGTTCTCCCCAGTTCGCCCTTGCGCTCGAAGCGGCCGACCTCGCCGTTGCAGCGTTCAGCGCGGGGACGCTTGCCGCCTGCCGAGATCGCCTCGTCGCGACGCTGGAAGCGGTGGGCGGGCGTCTCGCCGCGATTGCGCACGCGCTCATCCGCGAAGAAGAAGAAGTGCGATTCGCCGGGATCGACCTGACGCTTGCTCCTTTCCCCACCCCAGACCGCAGCATTGTTGCTGCGCTTGAGCAGCTTGGCGTCCGCTTCGGCGGTCCCGGCACCTTGGCAGCGGTCGCCTTCCTTGCCGACACGCTGCGGCGCGTCGACCTCCCGCGCTGCGGATTTTCCGGGGTGATGCTCCCCCTGCTCGAAGACAGCGTCCTCGCTGAGCGTCACGCGGAAGGGACAATCACGCTCGACACCCTTCTCCTTATGTCGGCTGTCTGCGGTGCCGGGCTCGACACCATCCCCCTGCCGGGCGAGACGACCGAGGCTCAGTTGACCGGCATTTTGCTTGATGTCGCCGCGCTCGCCGTTCTGCTCGAGAAGCCCCTTACTGCTCGGCTCCTCCCCGTGCCGGGGCTTGGTCCCGGTGAGCGGACACGCTTCACCTTCCCCTACTTCGCCAACTCGACAACAGCGCGGCTCGCTGCCGACGGCCCTGCCGGTACGCTGGCCGAAACGCCAACGCTCGACCTTCGCCGACAGGTGCGAGGTGACCGACGGAGCGAAGTAGACGAATCGGGCGTCGCTCGGTGA
- a CDS encoding transcriptional repressor, translated as MSRRSEQISRLLNERGYSVTPSRRVVIDSVADRDTIFTANDVVAWVDSVDPSIGRATVFRTLDLLAQIGVLNRVHGDNGCHRYTVCDMGHHHHFVCTQCERVIPFELAGLESEIQRIAEQEHFVLSSHRVELFGLCPACQAGVPSSREPRS; from the coding sequence ATGAGCAGGCGAAGCGAACAGATCAGTCGCCTCCTGAATGAGCGCGGCTACTCGGTTACCCCAAGCCGTCGCGTCGTTATCGATAGCGTGGCAGACCGGGACACCATCTTCACGGCAAACGATGTCGTCGCGTGGGTCGACTCCGTCGACCCCTCCATCGGCCGAGCGACGGTATTTCGTACCCTTGACCTCCTAGCGCAGATCGGCGTACTCAACCGGGTGCATGGCGACAACGGCTGCCATCGCTACACCGTCTGCGATATGGGGCACCACCATCACTTCGTCTGCACCCAGTGCGAGCGCGTCATCCCCTTCGAGCTCGCCGGGCTCGAGAGCGAGATCCAACGGATTGCCGAGCAGGAGCATTTCGTTCTCTCCTCTCACCGCGTCGAGCTGTTTGGCCTCTGCCCCGCCTGCCAAGCGGGCGTTCCCTCCTCTCGCGAACCGCGTTCCTGA
- a CDS encoding DUF5679 domain-containing protein translates to MEAYCVKCKAKREMKDTKQVTMKNGKPATEGTCPVCGTKMFRIGAG, encoded by the coding sequence ATGGAGGCCTACTGCGTCAAGTGCAAGGCGAAGCGCGAGATGAAGGATACCAAGCAGGTGACGATGAAGAACGGCAAGCCAGCGACCGAGGGGACATGTCCGGTCTGCGGAACGAAAATGTTCCGTATCGGCGCTGGGTAG
- a CDS encoding flagellar hook-basal body complex protein has protein sequence MLRSLFSAVSSLRNHQSALDVIAHNLANVNTIGFKSGRANFQEALSQTISGPRAPAGAGGGGAPEGLGGVNPSQIGLGMRLASIDTIQAQGSFQNTGRTTDLAIQGNGMFVLSDLTPVPGGGGAPSPRITYTRDGSFDVDATGRLVNPSNGMVVLGYAIPAGQQTANPAPGAPLVPIIIPPGTYASFAVSPNGVVTGYTANGTATPIAQIAIANFPNPSGLQRVGSNMFEWTPAAGLLAGAPAAPTAQEVANNVSGVAGTGGRGEIMPGTLEMSNVDIAGQMSAMIVTQRGFQVNSRAVTTADEILQELLNLKR, from the coding sequence GTGCTTCGATCGTTGTTTTCGGCGGTCTCCTCGCTGCGCAATCATCAATCAGCACTCGATGTCATTGCGCACAACTTGGCCAACGTGAATACCATCGGGTTCAAATCCGGACGCGCCAATTTCCAAGAGGCGCTTTCCCAGACGATCTCCGGGCCTCGCGCCCCTGCCGGCGCCGGAGGGGGCGGAGCGCCCGAAGGGCTCGGCGGCGTCAACCCCTCGCAGATCGGCCTCGGGATGCGTTTGGCGAGTATCGACACCATCCAAGCGCAAGGCAGCTTTCAAAACACCGGCCGAACGACCGACCTCGCGATCCAAGGCAATGGGATGTTCGTCCTGTCTGACCTGACCCCGGTGCCCGGGGGCGGCGGTGCGCCCTCACCTCGGATCACCTATACCCGCGACGGCTCGTTCGATGTAGACGCTACCGGCCGTCTCGTCAATCCGTCGAACGGCATGGTTGTCCTCGGCTACGCCATCCCAGCCGGGCAGCAGACCGCAAACCCTGCGCCGGGCGCGCCGCTCGTCCCGATCATCATTCCGCCGGGCACCTATGCCAGTTTTGCCGTTTCACCCAACGGCGTGGTCACCGGCTACACCGCGAACGGCACTGCCACCCCGATCGCCCAGATCGCCATCGCCAACTTCCCCAATCCGTCGGGCCTGCAGCGGGTCGGCAGCAACATGTTCGAGTGGACGCCCGCCGCAGGACTGCTCGCCGGCGCCCCCGCCGCGCCCACGGCCCAGGAAGTGGCGAATAATGTCTCAGGGGTGGCAGGCACCGGCGGCCGCGGCGAGATCATGCCCGGCACCCTCGAGATGTCGAATGTTGATATCGCCGGGCAGATGAGCGCGATGATCGTCACCCAGCGCGGCTTTCAGGTCAACAGCCGTGCAGTCACCACTGCCGACGAGATTCTTCAGGAGCTGCTCAACCTGAAGCGCTAG